A portion of the Bacillus thuringiensis genome contains these proteins:
- the radA gene encoding DNA repair protein RadA, which translates to MAKKKTKFICQECGYQSPKYMGKCPGCGQWNTLVEEMEPVVSSRRLNYANAIQTEVTKPRRLTEVETKSEARIETEFQEFNRVLGGGIVDGSLVLIGGDPGIGKSTLLLQISSQLADSSYDVLYISGEESAKQIKLRADRLHVKGSNLFVVAETDLQRIAAHIEEMNPAFVVIDSIQTIHLPEVTSAPGSVAQVRECTAELMKLAKTKGIPIFIVGHVTKEGAIAGPRMLEHMVDAVLYFEGDRHHTYRILRAVKNRFGSTNEMGIFEMKELGLAEVLNPSEIFLEERPVGVAGSTVVASMEGTRPVLVEIQALISPTSFGNPRRMATGIDHNRVSLIMAVLEKRTGLLLQNQDAYLKVAGGLKLDEPAIDLAVALSIASSFRDKSTAPADAVIGEVGLTGEIRRVSRIEQRVQEAAKLGFQRVIIPRKNLGGWTIPDGIEVVGVSNLGEALRLTLGG; encoded by the coding sequence AGTCACCAAAATATATGGGTAAATGTCCTGGATGTGGTCAATGGAATACACTTGTTGAAGAAATGGAGCCAGTTGTATCATCCAGGCGCCTTAATTACGCGAATGCAATTCAAACGGAAGTAACAAAACCAAGACGTCTTACCGAAGTAGAAACAAAGTCTGAGGCACGTATTGAAACGGAATTTCAAGAGTTTAACCGTGTGCTTGGTGGCGGAATTGTAGATGGGTCCTTAGTACTTATTGGTGGAGACCCTGGGATTGGAAAATCAACATTACTATTACAGATTTCATCGCAATTAGCAGATTCTTCATATGATGTATTATACATATCAGGTGAGGAGTCGGCAAAGCAGATTAAACTTCGTGCAGATCGTTTGCATGTAAAGGGTAGCAATCTATTTGTTGTAGCAGAGACAGACCTGCAGCGTATTGCAGCACATATTGAAGAGATGAATCCAGCTTTTGTTGTTATTGATTCTATTCAAACGATACATTTACCTGAAGTGACGTCGGCCCCAGGAAGTGTGGCACAAGTACGTGAATGCACAGCAGAATTAATGAAACTTGCAAAAACAAAAGGAATCCCTATTTTCATTGTTGGGCATGTGACAAAAGAAGGAGCAATTGCAGGACCTCGTATGTTAGAACATATGGTCGATGCAGTTCTTTATTTTGAAGGAGACCGACACCATACGTATCGTATTTTACGAGCTGTGAAGAACCGTTTTGGTTCCACGAATGAAATGGGTATCTTTGAAATGAAAGAGCTTGGTCTTGCGGAAGTTTTAAATCCTTCTGAAATCTTCCTTGAGGAAAGGCCGGTTGGTGTTGCAGGATCAACAGTAGTTGCTTCAATGGAAGGAACAAGACCGGTTTTAGTAGAAATACAAGCATTAATCTCCCCTACTAGTTTTGGAAATCCTCGAAGAATGGCGACAGGAATTGATCATAACCGTGTTTCGCTTATTATGGCAGTATTAGAAAAAAGAACAGGTTTACTATTGCAAAATCAAGATGCATATTTAAAAGTAGCTGGTGGTTTGAAATTAGACGAACCGGCAATTGATTTAGCGGTGGCTTTAAGTATAGCCTCAAGTTTTAGGGATAAATCTACGGCACCAGCTGATGCAGTAATAGGAGAAGTAGGATTAACTGGAGAAATAAGAAGAGTATCAAGAATTGAACAACGTGTACAAGAAGCAGCTAAATTAGGATTTCAACGTGTAATTATTCCTAGAAAAAACTTAGGAGGATGGACAATTCCGGATGGGATTGAGGTTGTAGGTGTTTCTAATTTAGGGGAAGCGCTTCGTTTGACATTAGGAGGCTAG
- the disA gene encoding DNA integrity scanning diadenylate cyclase DisA, giving the protein MEENKQRVKSMINILQLVAPGTPLREGIDNVLRAQTGGLIVLGYNEQIKSIVDGGFHINCAFSPASLYELAKMDGALILNETGSKILIANAQLVPEASIDSIETGMRHRTAERVAKQTGSLVVAISQRRNVITLYQGNLRYTLKDIGVILTKANQAIQTLEKYKAVWNDGITNLGILEFEEVVTMSEVVHVLHSVEMVLRIKNEILSYIHELGTEGRLIRLQLTELLADLEAEAALLIKDYHQEKTQDHHQILKRLQDLANTQLLEDSDLVKLLGYPGQTSLEESVTPRGYRITSKISRVPPLIIENLINRFKTLQGVCRATIHELDDVEGIGEVRAKKIREGLKRIQEHLYMSRHN; this is encoded by the coding sequence ATGGAAGAAAATAAGCAACGTGTCAAAAGTATGATTAATATTTTACAGCTCGTGGCCCCAGGAACACCATTGCGCGAAGGGATAGATAATGTACTTCGCGCGCAAACAGGGGGACTAATTGTTCTTGGATATAATGAGCAGATTAAAAGTATTGTTGATGGTGGTTTTCACATTAATTGTGCATTCTCTCCTGCTAGTTTATATGAATTAGCAAAAATGGACGGGGCACTTATTTTAAATGAAACGGGAAGTAAAATTTTAATAGCGAATGCACAGTTAGTTCCAGAGGCATCTATTGATTCTATTGAAACAGGTATGCGTCACCGAACAGCAGAACGTGTAGCGAAGCAGACTGGAAGCCTTGTTGTGGCCATTTCACAAAGACGTAACGTAATTACGCTATATCAAGGGAACTTACGTTATACACTAAAAGATATAGGTGTTATTTTAACAAAGGCAAATCAAGCTATTCAAACGTTAGAAAAATATAAGGCTGTATGGAATGATGGTATTACGAATTTGGGCATTCTAGAATTTGAAGAGGTCGTTACAATGTCCGAGGTAGTTCACGTTTTACATAGTGTTGAAATGGTACTGCGTATTAAAAATGAAATATTGAGCTATATTCATGAGCTAGGAACAGAAGGTAGGTTAATCCGTTTACAACTTACAGAATTACTAGCTGATTTAGAGGCAGAGGCAGCATTGTTAATTAAAGATTACCATCAGGAGAAAACACAAGACCATCATCAAATTTTGAAAAGGTTACAGGACCTTGCAAATACACAACTTTTAGAGGATAGTGATTTAGTTAAATTACTTGGCTACCCAGGGCAAACCAGTTTAGAAGAAAGTGTGACGCCAAGGGGATATCGAATTACAAGCAAAATCTCTCGTGTTCCGCCACTTATCATTGAAAATTTAATTAATCGATTCAAAACGTTGCAAGGAGTTTGTCGTGCGACTATTCATGAATTGGATGATGTGGAAGGAATTGGAGAAGTAAGGGCGAAGAAAATACGAGAAGGCCTAAAAAGAATTCAAGAGCATCTCTATATGAGTAGACACAATTAA
- a CDS encoding PIN/TRAM domain-containing protein, whose amino-acid sequence MLKRIVQLFFLVIGGALGIYLIPKVINVLDIGAVPLLEGSYVRAIIGAIILFLTTFWLVDYIVQLIKHIEEALVKAPVADVLFGTLGLISGLIVAYLILIPIREFTIPVISTVLQVFFTLLLGYLGFQVGFKKRNELLGLFTLSQRGGKKKNNSENEEIEVEKSTAHWKILDTSVIIDGRIADICQTKFLEGTIVIPQFVLEELQHIADSSDALKRNRGRRGLDILNRIQKEMPIPVEIYEGDFEDIQEVDSKLVKLAKITGGTVVTNDFNLNKVSELQGVTVLNINDLANAIKPVVLPGEELNVYVVKDGKEQNQGVAYLDDGTMIVVEDGREYVGSQLNVLVTSVLQTSAGRMIFAKRKLLEKAL is encoded by the coding sequence ATGTTAAAACGGATCGTACAGCTCTTCTTTCTAGTAATCGGGGGAGCGTTAGGGATTTACTTAATCCCAAAAGTTATTAATGTATTAGACATCGGTGCGGTTCCTTTATTGGAAGGATCGTATGTTCGTGCAATTATTGGTGCAATTATTTTATTTTTAACAACATTTTGGCTTGTAGATTATATTGTTCAACTTATTAAGCATATTGAAGAGGCTCTTGTAAAGGCGCCTGTAGCAGATGTTTTATTTGGTACATTAGGGTTGATCTCTGGTCTTATTGTTGCATATTTAATTTTAATACCAATTCGTGAATTTACAATTCCAGTTATTAGCACGGTGTTGCAAGTGTTCTTTACTCTTTTACTTGGATATTTAGGATTCCAAGTAGGATTTAAAAAGAGGAATGAATTGCTAGGATTATTTACATTATCCCAACGTGGAGGTAAGAAGAAAAACAATAGTGAGAACGAAGAGATAGAGGTAGAAAAATCTACGGCTCATTGGAAAATTCTCGATACGAGTGTAATTATTGATGGACGTATTGCTGATATTTGCCAAACGAAGTTTTTAGAAGGAACAATTGTGATTCCACAATTCGTATTAGAAGAGCTTCAGCATATTGCCGATTCTTCCGATGCTTTAAAGCGTAATCGTGGTCGCAGAGGGCTAGATATTTTAAATCGTATTCAAAAAGAGATGCCGATTCCGGTAGAAATTTATGAAGGCGATTTCGAGGATATCCAAGAGGTGGATAGCAAACTTGTAAAGTTAGCAAAAATCACCGGTGGAACTGTAGTAACGAATGATTTCAACTTAAATAAAGTTTCTGAATTACAAGGAGTAACGGTGTTAAACATTAATGATTTAGCTAATGCAATTAAACCAGTTGTACTCCCTGGCGAAGAATTAAATGTTTATGTTGTGAAAGATGGTAAAGAGCAAAACCAAGGTGTTGCGTACTTAGATGATGGTACGATGATTGTAGTAGAAGATGGTAGAGAGTATGTAGGTTCGCAACTTAATGTGCTGGTTACTAGCGTATTACAAACATCGGCTGGTCGTATGATTTTCGCGAAACGTAAATTATTAGAAAAAGCATTATAG
- the ispD gene encoding 2-C-methyl-D-erythritol 4-phosphate cytidylyltransferase — MYTLIIPAAGQGKRMGAGKNKLFLLINEVPIIVHTLRAFEGDKACKSIVMAINEEERPYFEELMQKYPIEKQVQFIQGGAERQDSVYNAIQHASDVEYVLVHDGARPFVTDKVIQNVLTAAEKYGASICAVPVKDTVKKVEQGVVVETVERSQLKAVQTPQGFSVSLLLEAHRSAKQSCFLGTDDASLVERIGKQVGVVEGSYYNIKVTTPEDLLIAESFLHVQKK; from the coding sequence ATGTATACATTAATTATTCCGGCAGCCGGTCAAGGAAAGCGGATGGGTGCTGGCAAAAATAAGTTGTTCTTACTTATAAATGAAGTACCGATTATCGTGCATACATTACGTGCTTTTGAAGGAGATAAAGCGTGCAAAAGTATTGTTATGGCAATTAACGAAGAGGAACGCCCGTATTTTGAAGAATTAATGCAGAAGTATCCAATTGAAAAACAGGTACAATTTATTCAGGGTGGAGCCGAAAGACAAGATAGTGTATATAATGCGATTCAGCATGCGAGTGATGTTGAATATGTTCTTGTGCATGACGGAGCGCGCCCATTCGTAACGGATAAAGTGATTCAAAATGTATTAACAGCAGCAGAAAAATATGGAGCTTCCATTTGTGCAGTGCCAGTAAAGGATACAGTTAAGAAAGTAGAGCAAGGTGTTGTTGTCGAAACGGTAGAACGATCTCAGCTTAAGGCTGTACAAACACCGCAAGGGTTCTCTGTTTCTCTTTTGCTAGAAGCTCATAGAAGTGCAAAACAGAGCTGTTTTCTTGGTACAGATGATGCAAGTCTCGTGGAACGCATTGGTAAGCAAGTAGGTGTGGTAGAGGGGAGTTACTATAATATTAAAGTGACGACTCCAGAGGATTTACTAATTGCTGAAAGTTTCCTTCATGTTCAGAAAAAATAG
- the ispF gene encoding 2-C-methyl-D-erythritol 2,4-cyclodiphosphate synthase gives MFRIGQGFDVHEFAEGRPLIIGGITIPHEKGLIGHSDADVLLHTIADACLGAIAAGDIGKHFPDTDPAFKDADSAVLLQKVWAFAREQGYELGNLDCTIIAQKPKMAPHIESMRKRISELLETSIDNINVKATTTEKLGFTGREEGIASQAVVLLQKK, from the coding sequence ATGTTTCGAATTGGACAAGGTTTTGATGTGCATGAATTTGCGGAAGGTAGACCGTTAATTATTGGCGGAATTACAATTCCACACGAGAAAGGATTAATCGGTCATTCAGATGCAGATGTATTGTTACATACGATTGCTGATGCATGTTTAGGTGCTATTGCAGCAGGAGATATCGGAAAGCATTTTCCAGATACAGACCCAGCTTTTAAAGATGCAGATTCAGCTGTATTGTTACAAAAAGTTTGGGCATTTGCGCGTGAACAAGGTTACGAGTTAGGGAATTTAGATTGTACAATTATTGCTCAAAAGCCGAAAATGGCACCGCATATTGAAAGTATGCGTAAACGTATTAGTGAACTGTTAGAAACGTCTATAGATAACATTAATGTAAAGGCAACAACAACAGAAAAATTAGGATTTACAGGTAGGGAAGAAGGAATTGCTTCTCAAGCAGTGGTATTATTACAGAAAAAATAA
- the gltX gene encoding glutamate--tRNA ligase: protein MEKQVRVRYAPSPTGHLHIGNARTALFNYLFARHLDGKFIIRIEDTDVKRNVAGGEESQLKYLKWLGMDWDEGVDVGGEFGPYRQTERLDIYKKLYLDLLERGLAYKCYMTEEELEAEREGQISRGETPRYAGNHRDLTEEQMKEFEAEGRIPSIRFRVPADRDYTFKDIVKDEVAFHSNDFGDFVIVKKDGIPTYNFAVAVDDHLMEITHVLRGDDHISNTPKQMMIYEAFGWDIPQFGHMTLIVNESRKKLSKRDESIIQFIEQYKELGYLPEAIFNFIALLGWSPVGEEEIFSQDEFIKMFDAARLSKSPALFDSQKLKWMNNQYMKKQDLDTVVELSLPHLVKAGRVGETLSEQDQAWIRGVIALYHEQMSFGAEIVELSEMFFKDHVDYEEEGQEVLNGEQVPEVLRAFAGQIEALEEMEPAAIKAAIKAVQKETGHKGKNLFMPIRVATTGQTHGPELPNAIALLGKEKVLNRLQKVIG, encoded by the coding sequence ATGGAAAAGCAAGTGAGAGTGCGCTATGCGCCAAGTCCAACAGGACACTTACATATCGGAAATGCGCGTACGGCATTATTTAATTATTTATTTGCTCGTCATTTAGATGGCAAGTTTATTATTCGTATTGAAGATACTGATGTGAAACGTAACGTGGCTGGTGGAGAAGAAAGCCAATTAAAATACTTAAAATGGCTCGGTATGGACTGGGATGAAGGTGTTGATGTTGGTGGTGAATTTGGACCATATCGTCAAACAGAGCGTTTAGATATTTATAAAAAATTATATCTAGATTTATTAGAGCGTGGTTTAGCTTACAAATGTTATATGACAGAAGAAGAGCTAGAAGCAGAGCGTGAAGGTCAAATTTCGCGTGGTGAAACACCTCGTTATGCAGGTAACCACCGTGATTTAACTGAAGAACAAATGAAAGAATTTGAAGCTGAGGGACGTATTCCGAGTATTCGTTTCCGTGTACCAGCTGATCGTGATTACACATTCAAAGACATCGTAAAAGACGAAGTTGCATTCCATTCAAATGATTTTGGTGATTTTGTTATCGTGAAAAAAGATGGAATCCCAACTTATAACTTTGCGGTAGCAGTAGATGATCACTTAATGGAGATTACACATGTACTTCGTGGTGATGATCATATTTCAAACACGCCAAAACAAATGATGATTTATGAAGCTTTCGGTTGGGATATCCCACAATTCGGTCATATGACTTTAATTGTAAATGAAAGTCGCAAAAAATTAAGCAAGCGTGATGAATCTATTATTCAATTTATTGAGCAATATAAAGAGCTTGGATATCTTCCAGAAGCAATCTTTAACTTTATTGCGCTATTAGGTTGGTCACCAGTAGGTGAAGAAGAAATCTTCTCTCAAGATGAGTTTATCAAAATGTTTGATGCAGCTCGTTTATCAAAATCACCTGCATTATTTGATTCCCAAAAACTAAAATGGATGAACAACCAGTATATGAAAAAGCAAGATTTAGATACGGTTGTAGAGTTAAGTTTACCGCATTTAGTGAAAGCTGGACGTGTGGGAGAAACTTTAAGTGAACAAGACCAAGCTTGGATCCGTGGTGTGATTGCTTTATACCATGAACAAATGAGTTTTGGGGCTGAAATTGTAGAGCTTTCTGAAATGTTCTTTAAAGATCATGTTGATTATGAAGAAGAAGGACAAGAAGTATTAAATGGTGAACAAGTACCTGAAGTACTTCGTGCATTTGCTGGTCAAATAGAAGCTTTAGAAGAAATGGAGCCAGCGGCAATTAAGGCGGCAATTAAAGCAGTTCAAAAGGAAACAGGACATAAAGGTAAAAATTTATTTATGCCAATCCGTGTTGCAACTACAGGACAAACGCATGGTCCAGAGCTTCCGAATGCTATTGCACTTCTTGGAAAAGAAAAAGTTTTAAATCGTCTTCAAAAAGTAATTGGTTAA
- the cysE gene encoding serine O-acetyltransferase, which produces MFKRLREDIEVVFEQDPAARGYFEVILTYSGLHAVWAHRIAHAFYKRDFFFLARFVSQVSRFFTGIEIHPGATIGRRFFIDHGMGVVIGETCEIGDNVTIYQGVTLGGTGKEKGKRHPTIQDNVLIATGAKVLGSITVGENSKIGAGSVVLKEVPAHSTVVGIPGRVVIQNGVKIGQELNHSDLPDPIFDKLKAMEVELDKLKKQLEVKVERKDKNDYSHL; this is translated from the coding sequence ATGTTTAAGAGGCTTCGGGAAGATATTGAAGTCGTTTTTGAACAGGATCCAGCGGCAAGAGGTTATTTCGAAGTCATTTTAACTTACTCTGGATTACATGCAGTTTGGGCTCATCGAATTGCACATGCTTTTTATAAAAGAGATTTTTTCTTTCTTGCACGTTTTGTTTCACAAGTTAGTCGCTTTTTTACTGGCATTGAGATTCATCCAGGCGCAACTATTGGTCGACGCTTTTTCATAGACCATGGAATGGGAGTTGTAATTGGAGAAACTTGTGAAATTGGTGATAATGTAACAATTTATCAAGGGGTTACATTAGGTGGTACAGGAAAAGAAAAAGGAAAGAGGCATCCGACAATTCAGGATAATGTATTAATTGCGACGGGTGCTAAAGTCCTTGGTTCTATTACTGTGGGAGAGAATTCTAAAATCGGGGCAGGGTCTGTCGTATTAAAAGAAGTTCCTGCACATTCTACAGTTGTAGGTATACCTGGCAGAGTCGTTATTCAAAATGGAGTAAAGATTGGTCAAGAATTAAATCACTCTGACCTTCCGGATCCAATTTTTGATAAATTAAAGGCTATGGAAGTAGAACTTGATAAATTGAAGAAACAACTGGAAGTAAAGGTAGAAAGGAAGGATAAAAATGACTATTCACATTTATAA
- the cysS gene encoding cysteine--tRNA ligase: protein MTIHIYNTLTRQKEEFVPLEENKVKMYVCGPTVYNYIHIGNARPPMVFDTVRRYLEYKGYDVQYVSNFTDVDDKLIKAANELGEDVPTIADRFVEAYFEDVTALGCKHATVHPRVTENMDIIIEFIQELVNKGYAYESEGDVYFKTKEFEGYGKLSHQPIADLRHGARIEVGEKKQDPLDFALWKAAKEGEIFWESPWGKGRPGWHIECSAMARKYLGDTIDIHAGGQDLAFPHHENEIAQSEALTGKTFARYWMHNGYININNEKMSKSLGNFILVHDIIKQYDPQLIRFFMLSVHYRHPINFSEELLQSTNNGLERIKTAYGNLKHRMESSTDLTDHNEKWLAEIEKFQTAFEEAMNDDFNTANAITELYNVANHANQYLLEEHTSKVVIEAYVKQLETLFDILGLELTQEGLLDEEIEELIQKRIEARKNRDFALSDQIRDDLKERNIILEDTAQGTRWKRG, encoded by the coding sequence ATGACTATTCACATTTATAATACGTTAACACGCCAAAAAGAAGAGTTTGTTCCATTAGAAGAAAATAAGGTAAAGATGTATGTATGCGGACCTACAGTTTATAACTACATTCATATTGGGAATGCAAGACCTCCTATGGTATTCGATACAGTACGTCGTTATTTAGAATATAAAGGATACGATGTGCAATACGTATCTAACTTTACGGACGTAGATGATAAATTAATTAAAGCGGCAAATGAATTAGGTGAAGATGTACCGACAATTGCTGATCGTTTTGTTGAAGCGTACTTTGAAGATGTAACAGCGCTAGGTTGCAAACACGCAACAGTTCATCCTCGTGTAACAGAAAATATGGACATCATTATTGAATTTATTCAAGAGCTTGTGAATAAAGGGTATGCATATGAATCAGAGGGTGATGTGTACTTTAAAACGAAGGAATTCGAAGGTTACGGTAAATTATCACATCAACCAATCGCGGATTTACGTCACGGTGCTCGTATTGAGGTAGGAGAAAAGAAACAAGATCCTCTTGATTTTGCTTTATGGAAAGCTGCGAAAGAAGGAGAAATCTTCTGGGAAAGCCCTTGGGGGAAAGGACGTCCAGGGTGGCATATTGAATGCTCAGCTATGGCACGTAAGTACTTAGGGGATACAATCGATATTCATGCTGGTGGTCAAGACTTGGCGTTCCCACATCATGAAAATGAAATTGCGCAGTCGGAGGCATTGACTGGAAAAACGTTTGCACGTTACTGGATGCATAATGGATATATTAATATTAACAATGAGAAGATGTCTAAATCGCTTGGTAACTTTATTTTAGTTCACGATATTATTAAGCAATACGACCCGCAGTTAATTAGATTCTTTATGTTATCAGTACACTATCGTCATCCGATTAACTTTAGTGAAGAGTTATTACAAAGTACGAATAATGGACTGGAAAGAATTAAAACAGCTTATGGAAACTTAAAGCATCGTATGGAAAGCAGTACGGATTTAACAGACCATAATGAGAAATGGTTAGCTGAAATAGAGAAATTCCAGACTGCATTTGAAGAGGCGATGAATGATGACTTTAACACCGCGAATGCAATTACCGAATTATACAATGTAGCCAATCATGCAAATCAATATTTACTTGAAGAGCATACATCTAAAGTTGTGATCGAAGCATACGTAAAACAACTGGAAACGTTATTTGATATTTTAGGATTAGAATTAACACAAGAAGGATTGCTGGATGAAGAAATTGAAGAACTTATCCAAAAGCGCATTGAGGCGCGTAAAAATCGCGATTTCGCATTGTCTGATCAAATTCGCGACGATTTAAAAGAACGTAATATTATTTTAGAAGATACCGCTCAAGGTACAAGATGGAAAAGAGGATAA
- a CDS encoding Mini-ribonuclease 3 encodes MIDAKQLNSLALAYMGDAVYEQYIRYHLLQKGKVRPNQLHRLGTSFVSAKAQAKVVYHLLETAFLTEEEEAVLRRGRNANSGTVPKNTDVQTYRHSTAFEALIGYHHLLNNRERLDEIVYKAIAVLEEKEGGTSS; translated from the coding sequence ATGATTGATGCAAAGCAATTAAACAGCTTGGCGTTAGCGTATATGGGTGATGCGGTATATGAACAATATATCCGCTATCACCTCCTTCAAAAAGGAAAGGTTCGCCCTAATCAATTACATCGCTTAGGGACGAGCTTTGTTTCAGCAAAAGCACAGGCAAAAGTTGTTTATCATTTATTAGAGACGGCATTTTTGACAGAGGAAGAAGAGGCGGTATTAAGAAGAGGGCGTAATGCAAATTCGGGTACAGTGCCGAAAAATACGGATGTACAAACATATCGACATAGTACAGCCTTTGAAGCGCTAATTGGTTATCATCATTTATTAAATAACCGTGAAAGATTAGACGAAATTGTATATAAGGCAATTGCAGTTTTAGAAGAAAAGGAAGGGGGCACATCATCATGA
- the rlmB gene encoding 23S rRNA (guanosine(2251)-2'-O)-methyltransferase RlmB: MSSEYIIGRNPVIEALRSGRDINKIWIAEGAAKGQVQIVLALAKENKVILQHAPKKKLDQLVEGNHQGVIAQVAAYQYAELEDLFKVAEKRNEDPFFLILDEIEDPHNLGSIMRTADATGAHGIIIPKRRAVGLTASVAKASTGAIEYIPVARVTNLSRTIDELKERGLWIAGTDAKGKTDYRNLDGKMPIGLVIGSEGKGMSRIIGEKCDFLITLPMVGKVTSLNASVAASLLMYEVYRKRHEIGK, translated from the coding sequence ATGAGCAGTGAATATATTATCGGACGTAACCCTGTAATTGAAGCGTTACGATCAGGGAGAGATATTAATAAAATTTGGATCGCAGAAGGTGCTGCCAAAGGACAGGTACAGATTGTACTAGCGTTAGCGAAAGAAAATAAGGTTATTTTACAACACGCACCAAAGAAAAAGTTAGATCAATTAGTTGAGGGGAATCATCAAGGTGTAATTGCTCAAGTAGCTGCATATCAGTATGCGGAGTTAGAAGATTTATTCAAAGTGGCAGAAAAACGTAATGAAGATCCATTCTTCTTAATTTTAGATGAGATTGAAGATCCGCATAACCTAGGTTCTATTATGCGTACTGCTGATGCGACAGGAGCTCATGGAATTATTATTCCAAAGAGAAGGGCTGTGGGGCTTACAGCGTCAGTTGCGAAAGCATCAACAGGAGCAATTGAATACATTCCTGTTGCGCGCGTAACGAATTTATCCCGTACAATTGATGAATTAAAAGAACGTGGACTTTGGATTGCTGGTACAGATGCCAAAGGGAAAACGGATTACCGTAATTTAGATGGTAAAATGCCAATTGGGTTAGTAATTGGTAGTGAAGGAAAAGGTATGAGTCGTATTATTGGTGAAAAGTGTGATTTCCTAATCACTCTACCGATGGTTGGTAAAGTTACATCCTTAAATGCTTCCGTAGCCGCAAGTTTGTTAATGTATGAGGTATATCGTAAACGTCACGAAATTGGTAAATAA
- a CDS encoding NYN domain-containing protein, translating to MNDILIVDGYNIIGAWGDLKKLRDVDLQSSRDALIDKMADYQGYTGTKVMIVFDAYTVHGIEKKMKQSRVEVIFTRKNQTADEKIEQLAIELRNINTRIYVATSDYTEQWVIFAQGALRKSARELELEVQAMEQQVRRRTKDTKEQQPAMRKIFSKDITEKLEKLRRGER from the coding sequence ATGAACGATATTTTAATCGTTGACGGTTACAACATTATCGGAGCTTGGGGAGATTTGAAGAAACTGCGGGATGTAGATTTACAATCATCAAGAGATGCGCTTATTGATAAGATGGCGGATTATCAAGGTTATACAGGCACAAAAGTGATGATAGTCTTTGATGCCTATACAGTACATGGTATTGAAAAAAAGATGAAACAATCTCGTGTGGAAGTAATATTCACACGAAAGAATCAAACTGCAGACGAAAAGATAGAGCAACTTGCGATAGAGCTTAGAAATATAAATACACGAATATATGTTGCGACTTCTGATTACACGGAACAATGGGTTATATTTGCGCAAGGTGCCCTTCGGAAATCTGCGCGTGAATTAGAGTTGGAAGTACAGGCAATGGAGCAACAAGTAAGAAGGCGTACAAAAGACACGAAAGAACAGCAACCCGCCATGCGAAAGATATTTAGTAAAGATATTACAGAAAAATTAGAAAAATTAAGAAGAGGAGAGCGTTGA
- a CDS encoding RNA polymerase sporulation sigma factor SigH, whose protein sequence is MEAGFVSVGDVTFRDLEDEAIVELVRKGNTDALEYLIHKYKNFVRAKSRSYFLVGADREDIVQEGMIGLFKAIRDYKEDKLSSFKAFAELCITRQIITAIKTATRQKHIPLNSYVSLDKPIYDEESDRTLLDVISEAKVTDPEEMIISQEEYTDIESKISELLSDLERKVLSLYLDGRSYQEISEQLNRHVKSIDNALQRVKRKLERYMEMRESTSLNS, encoded by the coding sequence GTGGAAGCAGGCTTCGTAAGTGTAGGCGACGTTACATTTCGTGATTTAGAGGATGAGGCAATCGTTGAGTTAGTTCGAAAAGGTAATACTGACGCTCTAGAATATTTAATTCACAAATATAAGAACTTTGTTCGCGCGAAATCAAGATCTTACTTTTTAGTGGGTGCCGATCGAGAAGACATTGTTCAAGAAGGTATGATAGGGTTGTTTAAAGCAATTCGTGATTATAAAGAGGACAAGCTGTCTTCATTCAAAGCATTTGCTGAACTGTGTATCACTCGACAAATTATTACCGCTATTAAAACGGCGACAAGACAAAAACATATTCCCTTAAATTCGTATGTGTCTTTAGATAAGCCGATTTACGATGAGGAATCTGATCGAACATTATTGGATGTTATTTCTGAAGCGAAGGTAACTGATCCTGAAGAAATGATTATTAGCCAAGAAGAATATACAGACATAGAATCAAAAATATCTGAATTATTAAGCGATTTAGAAAGAAAAGTACTTTCTTTATATCTAGATGGGCGTTCTTATCAAGAGATTTCAGAACAGTTAAACAGACATGTGAAATCTATTGATAACGCTTTACAGCGGGTGAAGAGGAAATTGGAGCGATATATGGAAATGCGAGAAAGTACAAGTTTAAATTCATAA